taaaatctTTGTGATTAGAATCTGTAAGAGTTGAAGCAGTTTACGAACTAATTACTGGAGGAATTCTTACGAATGCATGTATGCTGATTActgtattttgttttcttcgtTAAATGAGGTACCTTTTATGAATTAGATAATTAGTGTGATATATTTAATGTCGTGAAGCTGTCTAGAAAACTCATCATATTGACTTTGGTGAATCAAAAAGACCTTACATATTTTCTGTTTCATAACAGTCCTTATGTGCTTCTTTTtcgtttattttgtttttcctatTTCCCGCGACAGATTTACAAGGCTGAGTTCACATGTCCTCCATGGTTCTCTTCAAGTGCAAAGAAACTAATCAACAGAATACTTGATCCAAATCCTGCCACTGTATgcccttttgttttcttttcttttttacttatgATCTGTTACTGAGCTGGTGTTTGacaaatattcttattttttccGCCATCTTACCAAATATGTGAAAAAAcctttatctgtttttattttaatgatacaACAGAGGATTACATTTGCTGAGGTCGTTGAGAATGATTGGTTCAAGAAGGGATATAAGCCTCCCGTATTTGAACAGCCTACTGTTAGTCTTGATGATGTAAATTCTATTTTCAGCGAATCTTTGGTAAGTCTTTGGTTTTGCTGTTTAGcctgattaattttttttcaccaaaGCTTGGATTCTTACCTCAATCTCAATATTGACTGCGGTACACAGGATTCGAAAGATCTTGTAGTTGAGAGGCGTGAAGAGGAGGGGCATGTGGCACCAGTGACAATGAATGCCTTTGAACTTATATCTAAATCTCAAGGTCTCAACCTCAGTAGTCTGTTTGAGAAGCAAATGGTATGTGTATCTTCATAACTAAATGACTTGTATACTTTTCTCTTATTACAACTATGCATCACAGAAACatgtaaaaagaagaaaataaataaaaagactattttcttttatttttactttccgTTTCACACACCATCATTTTATCCTATGTGTTTATTATAATGGTTAAGGCTAGCTGTATTTTTTTGATAACCAGGGACTTGTTAAAAGGGAAACACGATTCACATCCAAATGTTCAGCAGatgaaataatttcaaaaattgagaaagCTGCAGGACCCCTGGGTTTTGATGTTAAGAAGAACAACTGTAAGGTAAAAAAAATGCATACtgtataacttatatatttagttaataaCTTGATATACATATAGAAgctaatttttacattttagcACTAATAACTTGATATACATATCTGATTGTTTATCTTATTCTGCACCTCAGTTAAAGATTCAAGGGGAAAAGACTGGACGGAAAGGTCATCTATCTGTAGCCACTGAGgtatatgttttcaaaatattctttCATGATATGGGTGGCGTTCATATTAGTTTATTTGTATTCAGGAATCGTGACTGTTTCTAATGCTTTAAGAGCCGCTTTTCAGATCTTAGAGGTAGCCCCTTCGCTATACATGGTTGAGCTGCGTAAGTCTCAAGGAGATACTCTGGAATTTCACAAGGTAAGTTTGATGCAAAAAATATGTATGTATTTGTTTATAGAAGTGCAATTAAGATCTCTATATATGAAAAAAGCAGTACTTTTCTCCATCTCTACATTATTATTGTGGTACAGATCACCGAGTAAAGCGACTCTTttgtaaaacaaattttcattttgattagCTTTGCTTGGACTAACTTGTCTTTCTTTGTAGTTCTACAAAAATCTTGCTACTGGGCTGAAAGACATTGTTTGGAAAGCTGAGCCTATCGATGGAGGAAAGGATGGAGGAAAAGATGAAGGAAAGGATGGAGGAAAGGATGGAGGAAAAGATGGAGGAAAGGATGGTTCGTATTCTATCAATCTTGATATTTGATTTGAAGAAACAATGATTTTAgcaattttactattattaatgGGGTGAAATGTCGaccttttttatctttgttcGAATTTTTTggcaatatttcattatttatggtttcgtaaatattattattggtaTGTTTCGGGAGGAGGTCAATGGTGAATATGTTTGTCTGCTATTAGTTTGTTAGAGTTGCCAAAAGGATTGGAGCATTTGGAAACTACTATAAATATGGTGACATAGAtgaaagagtttcaaaataacCGATGGT
This DNA window, taken from Vigna radiata var. radiata cultivar VC1973A chromosome 5, Vradiata_ver6, whole genome shotgun sequence, encodes the following:
- the LOC106762112 gene encoding CBL-interacting serine/threonine-protein kinase 23 isoform X1 — translated: MTSRSGQGSSGSSRTRVGKYELGRTLGEGNFAKVKFARHVESRENVAIKILDKEKVLKHKMIDQIKREISTMKLIRHPNVIRMYEVMASKTKIYIVLEFVTGGELFDKIARSGRLKEDEARKYFQQLICAVDYCHSRGVFHRDLKPENLLLDANGVLKVSDFGLSALPQQVREDGLLHTTCGTPNYVAPEVIHNKGYDGAKADLWSCGVILFVLMAGYLPFEETNLTALYKKIYKAEFTCPPWFSSSAKKLINRILDPNPATRITFAEVVENDWFKKGYKPPVFEQPTVSLDDVNSIFSESLDSKDLVVERREEEGHVAPVTMNAFELISKSQGLNLSSLFEKQMGLVKRETRFTSKCSADEIISKIEKAAGPLGFDVKKNNCKLKIQGEKTGRKGHLSVATEILEVAPSLYMVELRKSQGDTLEFHKFYKNLATGLKDIVWKAEPIDGGKDGGKDEGKDGGKDGGKDGGKDGAKTSK